Proteins from a genomic interval of Bradyrhizobium sp. CCGB01:
- a CDS encoding HlyD family type I secretion periplasmic adaptor subunit, which produces MRRIIAWGCVLLVLQFCGFGLWATTVPLRGAVVAPGFIKVHSKRKAVQHLEGGIIKSIYVRENDHVEAGQLIARLDTAQIEGTLGSLETKFFADLAMEARLAAEQDGAKSIRFPDELRESAARPSARIAIQTQEAEFAARLAAIENERKVIDQQMLQNADSIRGLESNTQGLEQQLVLLREEISDTSYLLAKGLARKPRVLALKRAEAEAAGQVDRNAASISEMQGKIAELQDRRRQLGFNQNQDIAKQRHATSEEIGDLRHRIAALRSQLVRSELRAPESGRIVGLNSRDLNAVLGPRETLMEIVPTQDRLVIEATLKPADREEVYVGQMARVRVHALNIRRRPMLEGRVVGVAADALTDSKSGVSSYLAEVELDPKAPTASYISTLMPGMPVEIFVETGERTFAEYLLQPMTLRINRAFREN; this is translated from the coding sequence ATGCGACGGATCATCGCCTGGGGTTGCGTGCTGCTCGTCCTGCAATTTTGCGGCTTCGGCTTGTGGGCAACCACGGTTCCGCTCCGCGGCGCGGTCGTGGCGCCGGGATTCATCAAGGTGCATTCGAAGCGCAAGGCAGTGCAACATCTGGAAGGCGGGATCATCAAGTCGATCTATGTGCGGGAAAACGATCACGTCGAAGCCGGGCAACTCATTGCACGGCTCGACACCGCGCAGATCGAAGGCACTCTTGGCTCCCTTGAGACAAAGTTCTTCGCAGACCTCGCGATGGAGGCCCGTCTGGCAGCTGAGCAAGACGGTGCGAAATCAATCCGGTTTCCGGACGAATTGCGCGAGAGTGCAGCTCGTCCCTCCGCCCGTATCGCCATTCAAACCCAGGAGGCTGAATTTGCTGCGCGACTGGCGGCGATTGAAAACGAGCGCAAGGTGATCGACCAGCAGATGCTGCAAAACGCCGACTCCATCCGCGGCCTGGAGAGCAACACGCAAGGACTCGAACAACAACTCGTATTACTCCGGGAAGAGATCTCCGATACGAGCTATCTGCTGGCGAAAGGCCTCGCTCGAAAACCGCGTGTGCTGGCGTTGAAGCGTGCCGAAGCCGAGGCCGCTGGACAGGTCGATCGCAATGCCGCATCAATTTCCGAGATGCAGGGCAAGATCGCGGAGTTGCAGGACAGACGCCGGCAGCTCGGGTTCAACCAGAATCAGGATATCGCCAAGCAGCGCCACGCGACCAGCGAGGAAATCGGCGACCTCAGACATCGAATTGCCGCGTTGCGCTCCCAGCTTGTTCGGTCTGAACTGCGTGCCCCGGAAAGTGGAAGGATCGTCGGTCTCAATAGCAGAGACCTCAACGCCGTGCTTGGACCTCGGGAAACCCTGATGGAAATCGTTCCGACGCAAGATCGGCTTGTCATCGAGGCGACATTGAAGCCTGCGGATCGGGAAGAGGTCTATGTCGGACAGATGGCGCGCGTGCGGGTTCACGCGCTGAATATTCGTCGCCGGCCGATGCTCGAGGGAAGGGTCGTCGGCGTTGCGGCAGACGCACTGACAGACTCCAAGTCCGGCGTGAGCTCTTACCTGGCCGAGGTTGAGCTGGACCCCAAGGCGCCAACAGCCTCCTACATCTCGACATTGATGCCTGGAATGCCCGTCGAGATATTTGTCGAGACGGGGGAACGAACCTTTGCTGAATATCTTTTGCAGCCAATGACGCTACGGATCAACCGTGCGTTCAGGGAGAATTAA
- a CDS encoding helix-turn-helix transcriptional regulator has translation MEYFAKAMAELLGCRNCYVALISGSGLEEVRIGDAPTDPSCPTMVERFARKGTAEDVASLEPVNSRTSFVRKLIGAEPPINGHSVIGRFASSERATVVFVAGWRPAALAAAEIPGLAHTVRPIWKAAHSMARQKPGHVDAQIWLEELTFPAIVADQALHVYAVNRGGRMLLAKRELLRMDGGKLAGSCGSVTESLRGAIAKVLVESATHGGCNTTVPLSTDRQQFAFAKIGAVPTHDELGKALIVVPQFDDVQGAHCIASAFGLNWAEERIVGRILQFQCPRDIGAALRLTEATVRTYTKRIMLKLGINRQSEFFLLYHLTQSPFGAGRRENPMIRPASDSRLIDDDPMGLRTADKRSPD, from the coding sequence ATGGAATATTTCGCGAAGGCCATGGCGGAATTGCTCGGCTGCAGGAATTGTTACGTAGCCCTGATATCCGGCTCCGGACTGGAAGAAGTCAGAATTGGAGACGCTCCTACCGATCCGTCATGTCCGACAATGGTTGAGCGCTTCGCGCGCAAGGGCACAGCCGAGGATGTTGCCTCGCTTGAGCCGGTCAATTCCCGGACCTCCTTCGTGCGGAAGTTGATCGGCGCCGAACCCCCGATCAATGGTCATTCGGTCATTGGCAGGTTTGCGTCCAGTGAGCGCGCCACTGTCGTATTCGTGGCCGGATGGCGGCCGGCCGCGCTTGCGGCAGCCGAGATTCCCGGTCTGGCGCATACCGTGCGCCCGATATGGAAGGCGGCTCATTCAATGGCCCGGCAAAAGCCGGGGCATGTCGATGCGCAGATATGGCTCGAAGAGCTGACCTTTCCCGCCATCGTCGCGGACCAGGCTCTGCACGTTTACGCTGTCAATCGTGGTGGACGAATGCTGCTTGCCAAGCGCGAGCTGCTAAGGATGGACGGAGGAAAGCTCGCTGGCTCGTGCGGTTCCGTGACCGAAAGCTTGCGAGGGGCGATCGCGAAGGTGCTCGTTGAGAGCGCGACCCATGGAGGTTGCAATACTACGGTACCACTTTCGACGGATCGTCAGCAATTCGCCTTCGCCAAGATCGGCGCTGTCCCAACGCATGACGAGCTGGGAAAGGCCCTCATCGTCGTGCCGCAGTTCGATGACGTGCAGGGCGCGCACTGCATCGCGTCTGCCTTCGGGTTGAACTGGGCCGAGGAAAGAATCGTCGGCCGGATTCTCCAATTCCAGTGCCCTCGCGATATTGGAGCCGCGCTTCGACTAACCGAGGCAACGGTGCGGACCTACACCAAGAGGATCATGCTCAAATTGGGCATCAATCGACAGTCGGAATTCTTTCTTCTGTATCATCTCACCCAGTCGCCTTTTGGCGCTGGCAGGCGCGAGAACCCGATGATCCGGCCGGCCTCCGACAGCCGATTGATCGACGACGATCCGATGGGATTGCGGACGGCGGACAAGCGTTCGCCTGATTGA
- a CDS encoding M23 family metallopeptidase: MSCAGFLYRALAALALAGTGFHADAQGIQLALPIDCEPGRSCYIQNYTDLDPSRSARDYKCGTLTYDNHNGTDFRLPSLAAQKAGVEVRTAAGGRVLRTRNDAPDDAFTKSGRDAVREAECGNGIVIEHPEQWETQYCHLAAGSVLVKPGDKVEPGQPIGRVGLSGLTEYPHLHFTVRRNGAVVDPFAYGVRPESCEGGQSLWLPALRSKLEYQERAILNAGFTTGAVTMELIEDGTAERQTPSAGSTAIVAFVRAIGLKAGDAQWLVVKDPLGNVIAENRSAPLQGSKAQFMLFAGKKRPAGGWERGSYKATYVVERDGQIVLKKDLDLVL; encoded by the coding sequence ATGAGCTGCGCAGGTTTCCTCTATCGGGCGCTCGCTGCGCTGGCATTGGCGGGGACCGGCTTCCATGCCGATGCCCAGGGCATCCAATTGGCGCTTCCGATTGATTGCGAGCCCGGCCGTTCCTGCTACATCCAGAATTACACCGATCTTGATCCGTCCCGGTCGGCGCGAGATTACAAATGCGGCACGCTGACCTATGACAACCACAACGGCACCGACTTTCGCTTGCCCTCACTGGCGGCGCAAAAGGCCGGCGTGGAAGTGCGCACAGCGGCAGGTGGTCGCGTTCTTCGGACACGCAACGATGCTCCGGACGACGCTTTCACGAAATCGGGACGCGACGCCGTGCGCGAGGCCGAATGCGGCAATGGAATCGTCATCGAGCATCCGGAGCAGTGGGAAACCCAGTACTGCCACCTGGCCGCCGGCAGTGTGCTGGTCAAGCCGGGAGACAAGGTCGAACCCGGACAGCCGATCGGCCGCGTCGGTCTCTCCGGCCTCACGGAATATCCTCACCTGCATTTCACCGTGAGGCGCAACGGCGCGGTCGTTGATCCCTTCGCGTATGGCGTTCGTCCAGAGTCCTGCGAGGGCGGTCAATCCCTCTGGCTTCCCGCCCTCCGCTCGAAACTCGAGTATCAGGAACGCGCCATCCTCAATGCAGGCTTTACGACCGGTGCGGTCACGATGGAACTCATCGAGGACGGTACTGCCGAGCGGCAAACGCCGTCCGCCGGTTCGACCGCAATCGTCGCGTTCGTGCGCGCGATCGGGCTGAAGGCAGGCGACGCGCAATGGCTGGTCGTCAAGGATCCCCTCGGGAATGTCATTGCGGAAAATCGGTCTGCGCCGCTTCAGGGCAGCAAGGCGCAATTCATGCTGTTCGCGGGGAAGAAGCGTCCCGCTGGCGGTTGGGAACGTGGTTCCTACAAGGCCACTTATGTTGTCGAGCGCGACGGCCAAATCGTGCTCAAGAAGGACCTGGATCTCGTGCTCTAG
- the dapB gene encoding 4-hydroxy-tetrahydrodipicolinate reductase, with the protein MSDMRLIVAGAGGRMGRALTRAIAESKGAVLAGALEAPGSELLGKDAGVLAGLPANDIKLSADLWAMSKDADGILDFTVPAATIANVAIAAQRGLVHVIGTTGLSGSDDAVIKSVTNRAVVVKSGNMSLGVNLLAAVVKRVAKALDESFDIEVVETHHRMKVDAPSGTALMLGQAAAAGRGIALDEHSARGRDGITGARRPGDIGFASLRGGTAAGDHTVMFAGPFERLTLSHHAEDRMLFAHGALKAALWAHGKSPGLYSMADVLGLSDI; encoded by the coding sequence ATGTCCGATATGCGTTTGATTGTTGCTGGGGCCGGCGGCCGGATGGGCCGGGCGCTGACACGAGCGATTGCCGAGAGCAAGGGCGCGGTGCTGGCCGGCGCGCTGGAGGCACCGGGCTCCGAACTGCTCGGCAAGGATGCCGGCGTGCTCGCGGGCCTCCCCGCCAATGACATCAAGCTCTCCGCCGACCTCTGGGCGATGTCGAAAGACGCCGACGGCATCCTGGATTTCACCGTGCCGGCGGCGACCATCGCCAATGTCGCGATCGCGGCCCAGCGCGGCCTCGTGCACGTCATCGGCACCACCGGCCTTTCGGGCTCCGATGATGCCGTGATCAAGAGCGTCACCAACCGCGCAGTGGTCGTGAAGTCGGGCAACATGAGTCTCGGCGTCAACCTACTCGCGGCGGTGGTCAAGCGCGTCGCCAAGGCGCTCGACGAGAGTTTCGATATCGAGGTCGTGGAGACGCATCACCGCATGAAGGTCGATGCGCCCTCGGGCACCGCGCTCATGCTGGGCCAGGCGGCCGCCGCCGGCCGCGGCATCGCGCTCGACGAGCATTCGGCGCGCGGTCGTGACGGCATCACCGGCGCGCGCCGGCCGGGCGACATCGGCTTTGCGTCGCTACGCGGTGGCACCGCGGCCGGCGATCACACCGTGATGTTCGCGGGTCCGTTCGAGCGGTTGACGCTGTCGCATCACGCCGAGGACCGCATGCTGTTCGCCCATGGTGCGCTGAAGGCGGCGCTGTGGGCGCATGGCAAGAGCCCCGGGCTCTATTCGATGGCCGACGTGCTTGGCCTCTCCGACATCTGA
- a CDS encoding 2,3-bisphosphoglycerate-dependent phosphoglycerate mutase → MSERLLVLVRHGQSEWNLKNLFTGWKDPDLTELGVKEATEAGRKLKAQGLVFDVAYTSVLTRAQHTLDLILGELGQKGLPTSKDLALNERDYGDLSGLNKDDARKKWGEDQVLIWRRSYDVPPPGGESLKDTLARALPYYVQEILPGVLNGKRTLVAAHGNSLRALIMVLEKLSPEGILKRELATGVPIIYRLNADSTVASKLDLAG, encoded by the coding sequence ATGAGCGAACGTCTTCTCGTGCTCGTGCGCCATGGCCAGAGCGAATGGAATCTGAAGAACCTTTTCACGGGCTGGAAGGATCCTGATCTCACCGAGCTCGGCGTGAAGGAGGCCACGGAAGCGGGCCGCAAGCTGAAGGCGCAGGGCCTGGTGTTCGACGTCGCCTACACCTCGGTCCTGACGCGTGCCCAGCACACGCTGGATCTCATCCTCGGCGAGCTCGGCCAGAAAGGCCTGCCGACCTCCAAGGACCTCGCGCTGAACGAGCGCGACTATGGCGATCTCTCCGGCCTCAACAAGGACGACGCCCGCAAGAAATGGGGCGAGGACCAGGTGCTGATCTGGCGCCGTTCCTACGACGTGCCGCCGCCCGGCGGTGAAAGCCTGAAGGATACGCTGGCGCGCGCGCTGCCTTATTACGTGCAGGAGATCCTGCCCGGTGTGCTCAACGGCAAGCGCACGCTGGTCGCCGCCCACGGCAACTCGCTGCGCGCGCTGATCATGGTGCTGGAAAAGCTCTCGCCCGAAGGCATTTTGAAGCGCGAGCTGGCGACGGGTGTGCCGATCATCTACCGGCTCAATGCGGATTCGACCGTGGCGTCGAAGCTGGATCTGGCGGGCTAG
- a CDS encoding bifunctional helix-turn-helix domain-containing protein/methylated-DNA--[protein]-cysteine S-methyltransferase → MMTLAIHDQRLAKPGPQNAALRDYDSVRRAIAFISENWRTQPAIEAMADAAGVTPDELHHLFRRWASITPKAFMQALTLDHAKGLLRDSASILDAALDSGLSGPGRLHDLFVTHEAMSPGEWKNGGAGLTLRYGFHPSPFGTAIVIATDRGLSGLAFADPGEEKVALADMTRRWRNATYVEDHEGTAPLAQRIFDTKLWRPDQPLRVVMIGTDFEVRVWETLLKIPMGRAVSYSDIACNINSPKASRAVGAAVGKNPVSFVVPCHRALGKSGTLTGYHWGITRKQAMLGWEAGQMGMQ, encoded by the coding sequence ATGATGACACTCGCCATACATGACCAGCGCCTGGCCAAGCCGGGCCCCCAGAATGCCGCGCTGCGCGACTACGATTCCGTGCGCCGGGCGATCGCGTTCATCTCGGAGAACTGGCGCACGCAGCCGGCCATCGAAGCGATGGCGGATGCGGCCGGCGTCACGCCGGATGAGCTGCACCATCTGTTCCGCCGCTGGGCCTCGATCACGCCGAAGGCTTTCATGCAAGCCCTCACCCTCGACCACGCCAAGGGTCTGCTGCGGGATTCCGCGAGCATTCTCGATGCGGCACTCGACTCAGGTCTCTCGGGGCCGGGGCGGCTGCACGATCTCTTCGTCACCCATGAAGCGATGTCGCCGGGCGAATGGAAGAACGGCGGCGCGGGTCTCACCTTGCGCTACGGCTTCCATCCCTCGCCGTTCGGCACGGCGATCGTGATCGCGACCGATCGCGGCCTGTCGGGCCTCGCCTTCGCCGATCCCGGTGAAGAGAAGGTCGCGCTCGCCGACATGACGCGGCGATGGCGCAACGCAACTTACGTCGAGGATCACGAAGGCACCGCACCGCTCGCACAGCGCATCTTCGATACGAAGCTGTGGCGGCCGGACCAGCCGCTGCGCGTGGTCATGATCGGCACCGATTTCGAAGTGCGGGTGTGGGAGACGCTGCTGAAGATCCCGATGGGCCGCGCGGTGTCCTATTCCGACATCGCCTGCAACATCAACAGCCCGAAGGCCTCGCGCGCTGTCGGCGCTGCGGTCGGCAAGAACCCGGTCTCGTTCGTCGTGCCCTGCCACCGCGCACTCGGCAAGAGCGGCACGCTCACCGGCTATCACTGGGGCATCACCCGCAAGCAGGCGATGCTAGGCTGGGAAGCCGGGCAGATGGGGATGCAGTAG
- a CDS encoding DUF2244 domain-containing protein, with product MSTGNEIERKRSESEAEPQIFSALLTPHRSLNRTGFLAVMLFLSVVSFATGLAFLMKGAWPVLGFFGLDVMVVWWAFKANFRTARAREEISVTVSELRVRRISHRGQVAEWTFNPLWVRLDMEIDEDFGIEHLYLISRGHQIQIGRFLGPDEKASFYKGLVEALNAAKRGPTYNPIS from the coding sequence ATGAGCACAGGCAACGAAATTGAGCGCAAGCGATCTGAAAGCGAGGCCGAGCCTCAGATCTTCTCCGCGCTGCTGACGCCGCACCGCTCGCTGAACCGCACCGGCTTCCTCGCCGTGATGTTGTTCCTGAGCGTCGTCAGCTTTGCCACCGGCCTCGCCTTCCTGATGAAGGGCGCCTGGCCGGTGCTCGGCTTTTTCGGCCTCGACGTGATGGTGGTCTGGTGGGCCTTCAAGGCCAATTTCCGCACCGCGCGGGCGCGCGAGGAGATTTCAGTCACGGTGTCCGAACTGCGCGTGCGGCGTATCAGCCATCGCGGCCAGGTCGCCGAATGGACGTTCAATCCGCTCTGGGTCCGTCTCGACATGGAGATCGACGAGGACTTTGGCATCGAGCATCTCTATCTGATCTCGCGCGGCCACCAGATCCAGATCGGCCGCTTCCTCGGCCCAGACGAAAAAGCAAGTTTTTACAAAGGCTTGGTCGAGGCGTTGAACGCCGCCAAGCGTGGCCCGACCTACAACCCCATCAGTTGA
- the nth gene encoding endonuclease III codes for MAKITRKPAPRKASVPKKKAKATVAKPKAPAKKSLKATKPWTPAEIHEVFSRFRKANPEPKGELEHVNPFTLLVAVVLSAQATDAGVNKATRALFEIADTPQKMLDLGEERLREYIKTIGLYRTKARNVIALSAKVLSDFGGEVPRTRAEIESLPGAGRKTANVVLNMAFGEHTMAVDTHVFRVGNRTGLAPGKTPLDVELGLEKVIPGEFMLHAHHWLILHGRYTCLARKPRCEVCLINDLCRWPEKTV; via the coding sequence ATGGCGAAAATCACCCGCAAGCCGGCCCCGCGCAAAGCGTCCGTGCCGAAGAAAAAGGCAAAGGCGACTGTTGCGAAGCCAAAGGCTCCCGCCAAGAAATCGCTCAAGGCCACCAAGCCTTGGACGCCGGCCGAAATTCACGAGGTCTTCAGCCGCTTCCGCAAGGCCAATCCCGAGCCGAAAGGCGAACTCGAGCACGTCAATCCCTTCACGCTGCTGGTCGCCGTGGTGCTGTCGGCACAAGCCACCGATGCCGGCGTCAACAAGGCGACGCGCGCATTGTTCGAGATCGCCGACACGCCGCAGAAGATGCTCGACCTCGGCGAAGAGCGCCTGCGCGAATACATCAAGACCATCGGCCTCTACCGCACCAAGGCCAGAAACGTCATCGCGCTGTCGGCAAAGGTGCTGAGCGATTTCGGCGGCGAGGTGCCGCGCACGCGCGCCGAGATCGAGTCGCTACCCGGCGCCGGGCGGAAAACCGCCAATGTCGTGCTCAACATGGCCTTCGGCGAGCACACCATGGCGGTCGACACGCATGTCTTCCGCGTCGGCAACCGCACCGGCCTCGCGCCCGGCAAGACGCCGCTCGACGTCGAGCTTGGTCTCGAAAAGGTGATCCCGGGCGAGTTCATGTTGCATGCCCATCATTGGCTGATCCTGCACGGCCGCTATACTTGCCTCGCGCGCAAGCCGCGCTGCGAGGTTTGCCTGATCAACGATCTCTGCCGATGGCCGGAGAAGACGGTCTGA
- a CDS encoding HlyD family secretion protein: MSQQEQVSSPPPPAAAPAPPPKPTQRPASSLWSRLAIPLFAVIVALAFVALATLRFDEWVGNAVVQTTNDAYVRSDLTRLASRVSGEVLTVGVTDFQRVKAGDLLIQIDPADYQAQVAQSEAAVAAAQAVLDNLSNQVELQYATIAQAQAARLSAEALEVEARQEQERQQSLSQTESGTRQRYEQAVAGYAKAQADVRASRAVIAAQQHQLEVLQGTKKQRAADVEAAKATLASVKLKLGYTRITAPFDGVVGERQVQPGDYVNIGTNLINVVPLPKVYVIANYKETQLTHVAPGQPVEITVDSFPREKLRGRVERIAPATGAQVALLPPDNATGNFTKVVQRIPVRIQLDDNQPLLARLVPGMSVVTSIDTKAGNGGQ; this comes from the coding sequence GTGAGTCAGCAGGAACAAGTCTCGTCACCGCCACCCCCTGCCGCAGCGCCGGCCCCGCCGCCGAAGCCGACGCAGCGGCCGGCGAGCTCGCTCTGGAGCCGTCTCGCGATCCCGTTGTTCGCCGTGATCGTCGCGCTCGCCTTCGTCGCGCTGGCAACGCTGCGCTTCGACGAATGGGTCGGCAATGCCGTGGTCCAGACCACGAATGACGCCTATGTCCGCTCCGACCTGACGCGGCTCGCAAGCCGTGTCTCCGGCGAAGTGCTGACCGTTGGCGTTACCGACTTCCAGCGCGTCAAGGCCGGCGATCTCCTGATCCAGATCGATCCCGCCGACTACCAGGCGCAGGTCGCGCAGTCCGAGGCCGCTGTCGCCGCCGCGCAGGCCGTGCTCGACAATCTGAGCAACCAGGTCGAGCTGCAATATGCGACCATCGCGCAGGCACAGGCCGCGCGGCTGTCCGCGGAAGCGCTTGAAGTCGAGGCGCGGCAGGAGCAGGAGCGCCAGCAATCGCTGTCGCAAACCGAATCCGGCACGCGGCAGCGGTATGAGCAGGCGGTCGCCGGCTACGCCAAGGCGCAGGCCGACGTGCGCGCCAGCCGCGCCGTCATCGCCGCGCAGCAGCATCAACTCGAAGTTCTGCAGGGTACCAAGAAGCAGCGCGCCGCCGATGTCGAAGCGGCCAAGGCGACGCTGGCGAGCGTGAAACTGAAGCTTGGTTACACCAGGATCACCGCGCCGTTCGACGGTGTCGTCGGCGAGCGCCAGGTGCAGCCCGGCGACTACGTCAACATAGGCACCAACCTCATCAACGTGGTGCCGCTGCCGAAGGTCTATGTGATCGCGAACTACAAGGAGACCCAGCTCACGCACGTCGCGCCGGGCCAGCCGGTCGAGATCACCGTCGACAGTTTTCCGCGCGAAAAGCTGCGCGGCCGGGTCGAGCGCATTGCGCCCGCGACCGGCGCGCAGGTGGCGCTGCTGCCGCCCGATAATGCGACCGGCAATTTCACCAAGGTCGTGCAGCGCATTCCCGTGCGGATCCAGCTCGACGACAACCAGCCGTTGCTGGCGCGGCTGGTGCCGGGCATGTCGGTCGTGACCAGCATCGACACGAAGGCCGGAAATGGCGGACAATGA
- a CDS encoding MFS transporter, translating to MADNDDARRGPVSRGGVAPQPLFAVAAVLLGSFLANFDSRLTTVGLPDLRGAFSLSFDEGAWLSTAGIGSQILIAPAVAWLATVFGLRRVLGIPSLVYAAVSLIIPFVHDYPTLLALSVVHGLLLGTFVPATLMIVLRNLPIRWWLPAISLYSIRVGFALDTSSSLVGFYVDHLGWQWLYWQGVVVAPLMGLMVYLGTPSEPVNRALLREADWGGMLLLGASVSMIYAGLDQGNRLDWLGNGTVMALLIAGAVLFVAFLVNESLVRQPWAHVNVLFSRNIGLGLVLILLYTLTSLSNSSLVPNFLGNVVLLRPEQSGMLLLTYGALPMFVLVPISIWLLRHFDTRFVVVLGFACFAAANLWGTQLSHVWAREDFVGIVLLQAIGQSLILLPLIITLLSNADPSRATSFAAYIQIMRLGGAEIGIALMGTWLRVREQVHSFYLGQNLMVGDADVVTRLKQLADHFAAHGAGSAPARAVGTLAGLVQREANVLAYIDGFWLCFWLAIVALGCIALITRAPPGPFTPAPFGFARMLLRKCGVQVT from the coding sequence ATGGCGGACAATGACGACGCCCGCCGCGGACCGGTCTCGCGCGGCGGCGTCGCGCCACAGCCTCTGTTCGCCGTCGCGGCCGTGCTGCTCGGCTCGTTCCTCGCCAATTTCGACAGCCGGCTGACCACGGTCGGCCTGCCGGACTTGCGCGGTGCGTTCTCGCTCTCGTTCGACGAGGGCGCATGGCTATCGACCGCCGGCATCGGCTCGCAGATCCTGATTGCGCCGGCGGTGGCGTGGCTCGCGACCGTGTTCGGCCTGCGCCGCGTGCTCGGCATCCCGAGCCTCGTCTACGCTGCGGTGTCGCTGATCATTCCCTTCGTGCACGATTATCCGACGCTGCTCGCGCTCAGCGTCGTGCACGGCCTGCTGCTCGGCACCTTCGTGCCGGCGACGCTCATGATCGTGCTCCGCAACCTGCCGATCCGCTGGTGGCTGCCCGCGATCTCGCTCTATTCGATCCGCGTCGGTTTCGCGCTGGATACGTCGAGCTCGCTGGTCGGCTTCTATGTCGACCATCTCGGCTGGCAATGGCTGTACTGGCAGGGCGTCGTGGTCGCGCCCCTGATGGGCCTGATGGTCTATCTGGGCACGCCGAGCGAGCCGGTGAACCGCGCGCTGCTGCGCGAGGCCGATTGGGGCGGCATGCTGCTGCTCGGCGCCTCGGTCTCGATGATCTATGCCGGCCTCGACCAGGGCAATCGGCTGGACTGGCTCGGCAACGGCACCGTGATGGCGCTGCTCATTGCGGGCGCCGTGCTGTTCGTGGCCTTCCTCGTCAACGAGTCGCTGGTGCGTCAGCCCTGGGCGCATGTGAACGTGCTGTTCTCGCGCAATATCGGGCTGGGGCTGGTCTTGATCCTGCTCTACACACTGACCAGCCTCTCCAACTCGTCGCTGGTGCCGAATTTCCTCGGCAATGTCGTTCTGCTCCGGCCGGAGCAGAGCGGGATGTTGCTGCTCACCTACGGTGCCCTGCCGATGTTCGTGCTGGTGCCGATCTCGATCTGGCTGCTGCGGCATTTCGATACGCGGTTCGTCGTGGTGCTGGGCTTTGCCTGCTTTGCCGCGGCCAATCTCTGGGGCACGCAGCTCAGCCATGTCTGGGCGCGCGAGGATTTTGTCGGCATCGTGCTGCTCCAGGCGATCGGGCAGTCGTTGATCCTGCTGCCCCTCATCATCACGCTGCTGTCGAACGCCGATCCGAGCCGTGCCACCTCCTTTGCCGCCTACATCCAGATCATGCGGCTCGGCGGCGCAGAGATCGGTATCGCGCTGATGGGAACGTGGCTACGCGTGCGCGAGCAGGTGCATTCCTTCTATCTCGGCCAGAATCTCATGGTCGGCGATGCCGATGTGGTGACGCGGCTCAAACAGCTTGCCGACCATTTCGCCGCTCATGGCGCCGGCTCGGCGCCGGCGCGCGCGGTCGGCACGCTCGCCGGCTTGGTCCAGCGCGAGGCCAATGTGCTCGCCTATATCGACGGCTTCTGGCTGTGCTTCTGGCTCGCGATCGTCGCGCTGGGCTGCATTGCGCTGATCACCCGCGCGCCGCCCGGTCCGTTCACGCCGGCGCCGTTCGGCTTCGCCAGGATGCTTTTGCGCAAATGCGGGGTGCAGGTGACGTAG
- a CDS encoding sulfate transporter family protein — protein sequence MLDAAVKALSQMISPPMRSILWRSIGVALVLITVLAVGLQRLLSWFATYGEVWLEGLLGPGWHSSLEVLSWIVSIAAGLGVVFGGLFLMPAITSLVASLFVDDVADIVEREHYPAERPGAALPFSQAIYEGVKTALLTIVVYLIALPLVLFAGAGFLIFFLAAAWLLGREYFELAAMRFRSPEEAKAMRRDNAATIFTAGLFIAAFVSIPIVNLATPIFGMAFMVHMHKRLSGSRPELIEPARQMR from the coding sequence ATGCTGGATGCCGCCGTCAAGGCGCTGTCGCAAATGATCTCGCCGCCGATGCGCTCGATCCTGTGGCGATCGATCGGGGTCGCCCTGGTGCTGATCACCGTGCTGGCGGTCGGCCTGCAGCGGCTGCTCAGCTGGTTTGCGACCTATGGCGAGGTCTGGCTGGAAGGCCTGCTGGGGCCGGGCTGGCATTCGTCGCTCGAAGTGTTGTCCTGGATCGTCTCGATCGCGGCGGGCCTCGGCGTCGTGTTCGGCGGCCTGTTCCTGATGCCTGCGATCACCTCGCTGGTGGCGAGCCTGTTCGTCGACGACGTCGCCGATATCGTCGAGCGCGAGCACTATCCCGCCGAGCGGCCGGGCGCTGCGCTGCCGTTCAGCCAGGCGATCTACGAAGGCGTCAAGACCGCGCTGCTGACGATCGTGGTCTATCTGATCGCGTTGCCGCTGGTCCTGTTCGCCGGCGCCGGTTTCCTGATCTTCTTCCTCGCCGCCGCCTGGCTGCTCGGGCGGGAATATTTCGAGCTCGCCGCGATGCGCTTCCGCTCTCCGGAGGAGGCCAAGGCGATGCGGCGCGACAATGCCGCGACCATCTTCACCGCCGGCCTGTTCATTGCGGCCTTCGTCTCGATCCCGATCGTGAATCTCGCGACGCCGATCTTCGGCATGGCGTTCATGGTCCATATGCACAAGCGGCTGTCGGGTTCCCGGCCCGAGCTGATCGAGCCGGCGCGGCAAATGCGGTGA